In Mycoplasmopsis cynos, the following are encoded in one genomic region:
- a CDS encoding DUF2179 domain-containing protein, producing the protein MGKDIFSNRLVKKNTIYNRTRMSNFGIKLSKLYSQMSTWKLVLITTITAIFFGVISVFFVKNVGIYNFGLAAFGQALARLVVVLFKEDQVSIALRNLIEQFIFWIAYIILSIPIFIFGYKKIGKTFSNLTVLFLVVSSIVSFSIGLIPGANDIYLIGDFSNQSVRQALSPFKQKLSSIIPLLWNDGGNIIALFIYAIVYGYLLAWIFAIIQIIGGTAGVTGIIGEWYANEKQKSFGTISGYMNIIIVLIGVLVGSWLPGSILLSEANNSNASDSLKEVTKNAWSFGIYLSPNFVATVLTNVIYIIALNKLYPKFKLVRVEIFSLNKSSEISTIIAQDKKIVTGITEFHAHGGYSKELLNVVTTITLFRQVNRIIKDVRKIDPDAFISVSNVKSIDGFIYLPKNKF; encoded by the coding sequence ATGGGAAAAGATATTTTTTCAAATCGTCTTGTTAAAAAGAATACAATTTACAACAGAACCAGAATGTCGAACTTTGGTATTAAATTAAGTAAATTATATTCACAAATGTCAACATGAAAATTAGTATTAATTACTACAATTACAGCAATTTTCTTTGGAGTAATTAGTGTTTTCTTTGTCAAAAATGTCGGAATATACAATTTTGGTTTGGCTGCATTTGGTCAAGCCCTTGCAAGACTTGTTGTAGTACTTTTTAAAGAGGATCAAGTTTCGATTGCATTAAGAAATCTTATTGAACAATTCATATTTTGAATTGCTTACATTATACTAAGCATTCCAATTTTTATTTTTGGCTACAAAAAAATTGGAAAGACTTTTAGTAACTTAACTGTTTTATTTTTAGTTGTATCATCTATTGTTTCATTCTCAATTGGTTTAATCCCTGGAGCAAATGATATTTATTTAATTGGTGATTTTTCAAATCAATCAGTTAGACAAGCATTATCACCTTTCAAGCAAAAACTTAGTTCTATTATTCCATTATTATGAAATGATGGAGGTAATATAATTGCGCTATTTATTTATGCAATTGTTTATGGATATTTACTTGCATGAATTTTTGCAATAATACAAATAATCGGTGGTACAGCTGGTGTTACTGGGATTATTGGTGAATGATACGCTAATGAAAAGCAAAAATCATTTGGTACTATTTCTGGATATATGAATATCATAATTGTTCTTATTGGAGTTTTAGTCGGTTCATGATTGCCTGGTTCAATATTACTTTCAGAAGCCAATAATTCAAATGCAAGTGATAGTTTAAAAGAAGTTACAAAAAATGCTTGATCTTTCGGAATTTATTTATCACCTAATTTTGTTGCAACAGTATTAACTAATGTTATTTATATCATCGCATTAAATAAACTTTATCCTAAATTTAAGTTAGTAAGAGTTGAGATTTTCTCATTAAATAAATCTTCTGAAATCTCAACAATAATAGCACAAGACAAAAAAATTGTTACAGGTATTACCGAATTCCATGCTCATGGTGGATATTCAAAAGAACTCTTAAATGTTGTTACAACTATAACATTGTTTAGACAAGTAAATAGAATTATTAAAGATGTTAGAAAAATCGATCCAGATGCTTTTATTTCAGTATCAAATGTAAAAAGTATTGATGGATTTATTTATCTACCTAAAAATAAATTCTAA
- a CDS encoding beta-N-acetylhexosaminidase family protein: MSIKKTLKAIISLASASGLVAMLSSNNPATSRQVVTNHKEYKIYPSVHSIEYYNKHFLITPEINLVVEDGVDSAVLERFEETLNLRKIKYKISNKIISGKTNVLIGLKDNKDTFVDDYLKSKNLMPDTNLMNKIDSYVLNSKDNVISIYASGEDASYYGVTSLWHIFNQLNGLEIEEFNINDYADIKTRGAIEGYYGNPWSLQDRLNYMRWGSYYKLNGYFYAPKDDPKHSHKWRELYTESEIENLIKPLAREGNRTKVRYIYTLHPFFGTRLDNDYDQGVKDLKNKFLQVIQAGVRQIGILADDVARADIRIQERLLIDMVTWLKELKQTKYHDLKVVLPFVVNEYAGYGQSYFKRFPNEVQIVMTGGKTWGEVSPEFTNKFYSNTNRGPLLWINWPCSDNSKNHLILGGYREFLHKNVDPKKVQGIVLNPMQQSEPSKVALFGAADYTWNIWKDDAHIDQTYSDAFNYVTNNSYQETAESKAFRNLAKHMINQNMDGRVVALEESIELKKKLAKVRTSLETNNFLVDNIKDLKVEFEELYNDALTIKNSVVNRDLYYQIRYWIESSIELYQGLTLALDGLIKLNQGDKTDFVLNLNKAKTLIQKARTQHGFDYLGSIQYAEVGVQHIQPFTTWLLDYMSNKILNTNIKNNNNKKDQVVGYNLEIAKHSSINDNAKNNKLDYIIDHNDSTLAWLSSANNGNVGKDQGIEIHFESAKEIKSIRILQDSNDKMEFLKIQKLYNNQVIDLENGTLDFKDKKEITYTVPENAGLMTGIRITSTKQTSTWWKLKSVDIQEKNVPDPSYIYTSLKDKSKLQALRSNGSMILSNNDLKNISKNHEIPSKGYIGVDLKDIKYITNINIDWIKNDKFKFLISVNGFNWIELNQANFNKKVKFRYLRLVNSSDAIQILKFTKLSLNIIDEIVPFGKLIETNIDLKNNWLDDRKNGGGFDGDFNRYTKFGGSPLKGQYAICDLGGELDLKSLRMYTADNTADFPRYLDIQVSNQKDSGYETVFSINDSADSHDITPGQGGFGNPDSLHPNLRWWGNDDIKDKKVRYIKLLVKKDYPSRAIIINEIVVNGGKYLNLNIDPRFDGTNYLESNGKYKPENIFDNRLNTSYKPAEKNGKLIINLDAARYANKDIKIITEEEPSNAVVKAIVYDIKTNKELEIVIGALSNPIVSFSLPNDLDKKVVALKIEWKDHIPVISEIIDIEKQNGQKVDKSKLKTLLEKPVVDLEKWTTSSRQNYIAKKQSAQAINDLTSVTQEAIDDALKALDDAINEHKLKVDKSEFDALIKNENLKNDHFIYTNESFYDYQLALEKIKYQNVDDLGQSEFNKLKEDLETKKIALEFSPYNMQISLFNVEKFNEINKDNYLSDSYNKLKAKVDEIKRKITENKIEPSEYIKLNKEYEILYSQLSPKAKSVLILTYEKYKNDVVIPFIAKYKNKWPEEYAKINDVLTKNEGKVSDQSTDLSINEAINDLKNVAGSIIEGVARKQKEIRDIYINRKTNAYLVYQDDKYTNYDKFISELAVYEQHPENLTSEKYNEIIKKKEIVEKELVFNTDLDKVKSKARSIINILDDKKEYDKEIKNANSIEKLSAIIDQMIQQYKDQEAKKIKDKKIALLEILKDLDDKKQKDYLTNKVNKITLLSDAKLIEFEIDQTMMLNYKKKIRLAINDIKDQKLREKSNSEFNSNDNKEELKSFLLKLEKLESHESKPAPKPQPNPKPTPETPKTPDDKKPDASDKNKKLTPKTSSNKGIIIGAIVGTLTMLSIIVGALAFWFKKKSKK; encoded by the coding sequence ATGAGTATTAAAAAGACCTTAAAAGCTATAATAAGTTTGGCGAGTGCAAGCGGTTTAGTTGCGATGCTTAGTTCAAATAACCCTGCAACCTCTAGACAAGTTGTAACTAATCATAAAGAATATAAAATTTATCCATCTGTTCATTCAATAGAATATTATAATAAACACTTTTTAATAACACCTGAGATTAATTTGGTAGTTGAAGATGGGGTTGATAGCGCAGTGTTGGAAAGATTTGAAGAAACTTTAAATTTAAGAAAGATTAAATATAAGATTTCTAATAAAATCATTTCAGGAAAAACAAATGTATTAATTGGATTAAAAGACAATAAAGATACTTTTGTTGATGATTATCTTAAAAGTAAAAATTTAATGCCTGACACTAATTTAATGAATAAAATTGATAGTTATGTTTTAAATTCTAAAGATAATGTAATTAGTATTTATGCCTCTGGCGAAGATGCTAGTTATTATGGAGTAACTTCATTATGACATATTTTTAATCAACTTAATGGATTAGAAATAGAAGAATTTAACATCAATGACTATGCTGATATAAAAACTCGTGGCGCGATTGAAGGATATTATGGAAATCCATGGAGCCTGCAAGATAGATTAAACTATATGAGATGAGGAAGTTATTATAAATTAAATGGTTATTTTTATGCGCCAAAGGATGATCCAAAGCATAGTCATAAATGAAGAGAATTATACACTGAAAGTGAAATAGAGAACTTAATAAAACCTTTAGCACGAGAGGGAAATAGAACAAAAGTAAGATACATTTATACCTTGCACCCATTTTTTGGAACTAGATTAGATAATGATTATGATCAAGGAGTAAAAGACCTCAAAAACAAATTTTTACAAGTTATTCAAGCTGGTGTAAGACAAATTGGGATCTTAGCAGATGATGTCGCAAGAGCCGATATTAGAATTCAAGAAAGATTGTTAATTGATATGGTTACTTGATTAAAAGAATTAAAACAAACTAAATATCATGATTTGAAAGTTGTTTTACCTTTTGTCGTTAATGAATATGCAGGATATGGACAAAGCTATTTCAAAAGATTCCCAAATGAAGTTCAAATTGTTATGACTGGAGGTAAAACCTGAGGTGAAGTATCTCCAGAATTTACTAATAAATTTTACTCAAATACTAATAGAGGTCCATTACTTTGAATAAATTGACCTTGTTCAGATAATAGTAAAAATCATTTAATCTTAGGTGGATATCGTGAATTTTTGCATAAAAATGTCGATCCTAAAAAAGTCCAAGGTATTGTTTTAAATCCAATGCAACAATCTGAACCGTCAAAAGTAGCATTATTTGGAGCAGCAGATTATACTTGAAATATTTGAAAAGATGATGCACACATTGATCAAACATATAGTGATGCATTTAATTATGTTACTAATAATTCATATCAAGAAACAGCTGAATCAAAAGCATTTAGAAATCTAGCAAAACATATGATTAATCAAAATATGGATGGAAGAGTTGTTGCTTTAGAAGAATCGATTGAATTAAAAAAGAAATTAGCTAAGGTCCGTACTTCACTAGAAACTAATAATTTTTTAGTTGATAATATTAAAGATTTAAAAGTTGAATTTGAAGAATTATATAATGATGCACTTACCATTAAAAATAGTGTAGTTAATCGAGATTTATACTATCAAATTAGATACTGAATTGAATCATCAATTGAACTATATCAAGGATTAACTTTGGCTCTTGATGGACTTATTAAACTAAACCAAGGTGATAAAACTGATTTTGTTTTAAATTTAAATAAAGCTAAAACATTAATTCAAAAGGCTAGAACACAACATGGATTTGATTATTTAGGTTCAATTCAATATGCGGAAGTAGGAGTACAACATATTCAACCCTTTACTACTTGACTTCTTGATTATATGTCAAATAAAATTCTTAATACAAATATTAAAAATAATAACAATAAAAAAGATCAAGTGGTCGGTTATAATTTAGAAATAGCAAAGCACTCAAGCATTAATGATAATGCAAAAAATAATAAACTCGATTATATTATTGACCATAATGATTCAACTTTGGCTTGATTATCAAGTGCAAATAATGGGAATGTAGGTAAAGATCAAGGGATTGAAATTCATTTTGAAAGTGCAAAAGAGATTAAAAGTATTAGAATTCTTCAAGATAGCAATGATAAAATGGAATTTTTAAAAATTCAAAAACTTTATAATAATCAAGTTATAGATTTAGAAAATGGAACACTTGATTTTAAGGATAAAAAAGAAATTACCTATACAGTTCCAGAAAATGCCGGCTTAATGACTGGAATTAGAATTACTTCGACAAAACAAACATCAACTTGATGGAAATTAAAATCAGTTGATATTCAAGAAAAAAATGTTCCTGATCCATCATATATTTATACATCACTAAAAGATAAATCAAAACTTCAAGCTCTTAGAAGTAATGGTTCAATGATTTTAAGTAATAATGATTTGAAAAATATTAGCAAAAATCACGAAATACCTTCAAAAGGGTATATTGGAGTTGATTTAAAAGATATTAAATATATTACAAATATCAATATTGATTGAATTAAAAATGATAAATTTAAGTTCTTAATTTCAGTAAATGGTTTCAATTGAATTGAACTCAATCAAGCTAATTTTAACAAAAAAGTTAAATTTAGATATTTAAGACTAGTTAATAGTTCAGACGCTATTCAAATATTAAAATTTACCAAGTTAAGTTTAAATATTATTGATGAAATTGTACCATTTGGAAAATTGATTGAAACTAATATTGATTTGAAAAATAATTGATTAGATGATAGGAAGAATGGTGGCGGATTTGATGGTGATTTTAATAGATATACAAAATTTGGTGGTAGTCCATTAAAAGGACAATATGCAATTTGTGATTTAGGTGGAGAACTTGATCTTAAATCATTAAGAATGTATACAGCAGATAATACAGCTGATTTTCCAAGATATTTAGATATACAAGTTTCAAATCAAAAGGATTCTGGATATGAAACTGTGTTCAGCATTAATGATTCAGCGGATTCGCATGACATAACACCAGGTCAAGGTGGTTTTGGAAATCCAGATTCTTTACATCCTAATCTTAGATGATGAGGAAATGATGATATTAAAGATAAAAAAGTTAGATACATTAAACTTCTTGTTAAAAAAGATTATCCATCTAGAGCAATCATTATTAATGAAATAGTTGTAAATGGTGGTAAATATCTTAATTTAAATATTGATCCAAGATTTGATGGAACTAATTATCTTGAAAGCAATGGAAAATATAAACCAGAAAACATTTTTGATAATAGACTTAATACTTCTTATAAACCAGCTGAAAAAAATGGAAAACTAATAATTAATTTAGATGCTGCAAGATATGCAAATAAAGATATCAAAATCATTACAGAAGAAGAACCGTCAAATGCAGTTGTAAAAGCTATTGTTTATGATATAAAAACTAATAAAGAATTAGAAATTGTTATTGGAGCATTATCAAATCCAATAGTTTCATTTAGTTTACCAAATGATCTAGATAAGAAAGTAGTTGCTTTAAAAATTGAATGAAAAGACCATATACCTGTAATTTCTGAAATTATTGATATTGAAAAACAAAATGGGCAAAAAGTTGATAAATCTAAATTAAAAACATTACTTGAAAAACCGGTTGTTGATCTAGAGAAATGAACTACATCAAGTAGACAAAATTATATTGCTAAAAAACAATCTGCACAAGCAATAAATGATTTAACATCAGTGACACAAGAAGCTATTGATGATGCGCTAAAAGCTCTAGACGACGCGATTAATGAACATAAATTAAAAGTCGATAAATCTGAATTTGATGCATTAATCAAAAATGAAAACCTTAAAAATGATCATTTTATATACACTAATGAAAGTTTTTATGATTATCAATTAGCTTTAGAAAAGATTAAATATCAAAACGTTGATGATCTTGGACAAAGTGAGTTTAATAAACTTAAAGAAGATTTGGAAACTAAAAAAATAGCATTAGAATTTTCTCCATATAATATGCAAATTTCATTATTTAATGTTGAAAAATTTAATGAAATAAATAAGGATAATTATTTAAGTGATTCATACAATAAATTAAAAGCAAAGGTTGATGAAATAAAAAGAAAAATAACTGAAAACAAGATTGAGCCAAGCGAGTATATCAAGTTAAATAAAGAATATGAAATACTTTATTCACAATTATCTCCAAAAGCAAAAAGTGTTTTAATTTTAACATATGAAAAATATAAAAATGATGTAGTTATTCCGTTTATAGCAAAATATAAAAATAAATGACCAGAAGAATATGCGAAAATTAATGATGTTTTAACAAAAAATGAAGGTAAAGTAAGTGATCAATCAACTGATTTAAGTATTAATGAAGCTATAAATGACTTAAAAAATGTTGCTGGCTCAATAATTGAAGGAGTTGCTAGAAAACAAAAAGAAATAAGAGATATTTATATAAATAGAAAAACTAATGCATATCTTGTTTATCAAGATGATAAGTATACAAATTATGATAAATTTATTTCTGAATTAGCAGTTTATGAACAACATCCAGAAAACTTGACTAGTGAAAAATATAATGAAATAATAAAGAAGAAAGAAATTGTTGAAAAAGAACTTGTATTTAACACTGACTTAGATAAAGTAAAATCAAAAGCGAGAAGTATAATTAATATTCTTGATGATAAAAAAGAATATGATAAAGAAATCAAAAACGCAAATAGTATTGAAAAATTATCTGCAATAATCGATCAAATGATTCAACAATATAAAGATCAAGAAGCTAAGAAGATTAAAGATAAAAAAATAGCATTATTAGAAATTTTAAAAGACTTAGATGATAAAAAGCAAAAAGATTATTTAACTAATAAAGTCAATAAAATCACCTTGCTTTCAGATGCAAAACTTATTGAATTTGAAATTGATCAAACAATGATGTTAAATTATAAAAAGAAAATAAGACTTGCAATAAATGATATTAAAGATCAAAAATTAAGAGAAAAGTCTAATTCTGAATTTAATTCTAATGATAATAAAGAAGAACTAAAATCATTCTTATTAAAACTAGAAAAATTAGAATCTCATGAATCTAAACCTGCCCCAAAACCACAACCAAATCCAAAACCTACCCCAGAAACTCCAAAAACACCGGATGATAAAAAACCTGATGCAAGTGACAAAAATAAAAAATTAACTCCTAAAACAAGTTCTAATAAAGGTATAATAATTGGCGCAATTGTTGGTACATTAACTATGTTATCAATTATCGTGGGAGCTCTAGCATTTTGATTTAAGAAGAAAAGCAAAAAATAA